The following proteins are co-located in the Solea solea chromosome 21, fSolSol10.1, whole genome shotgun sequence genome:
- the LOC131448626 gene encoding ectonucleotide pyrophosphatase/phosphodiesterase family member 7-like — MLLVCLAVLGLNAYYSPCAAAPPRDSSLHLKSVPPTSTRNKLLLISFDGFRWDYDRNTDTPYLDKMAEDGVKATYVTPSFITITSPSHFTMLTGRHIENHGVIHNMWFNTTTQERKQYYQTQFVDSYWDNGSLPIWITAQRQGLKTGSLHFPGTAATYRGETVMVRQVESPVYDYSDEADWRMNVDKVIGEWFNQQDLDFVSLYFGEPDLAGHKHGPDSPEVREMVKQVDRTIGYMRDKIQEQGLTERLNVIITTDHGMSTIFRGEQANQIILSKIPNFSFRDIQFQLLDYGSVGMLLPKEGKLEKVYQALKGSHPHLHVYKKEEMPERLHYSKHPRLLPLILIADTGYIVNGFLPLNYNKGDHGFDNEAMEMKAFFRAVGPDFHKNLLVDPFDMTDVYPLMCHLLGINPEVNDGHFGNVKGMLASEKLPEGDRVAENNTHMQVVTGLAVTVGFLALVFFVATSYNVWKKRRA; from the exons ATGCTGCTGGTCTGCCTCGCTGTCCTCGGCCTAAACGCCTATTATTCTCCCTGTGCCGCTGCCCCACCGAGGGACTCCAGTCTTCACCTGAAGTCTGTTCCCCCCACGTCCACGAGAAACAAGCTGCTGCTCATCTCCTTCGATGGCTTCCGCTGGGACTATGACCGCAACACTGACACCCCTTATCTGGATAAGATGGCAGAGGACGGGGTGAAAGCAACCTATGTTACTCCATCCTTCATCACCATTACCAGCCCGTCTCATTTCACGATGCTGACag GGCGTCACATTGAGAATCACGGCGTGATCCACAACATGTGGTTTAACACCACCACGCAAGAGAGGAAGCAGTACTACCAGACGCAGTTTGTCGATTCCTACTGGGACAACGGCAGCTTACCCATCTGGATAACAGCGCAGAGACAG GGGCTAAAAACGGGGTCTCTGCATTTCCCCGGCACTGCAGCCACCTacagaggagagacagtgaTGGTGAGACAAGTGGAGTCTCCCGTCTATGATTACTCCGATGAGGCCGACTGGAGGATGAACGTGGACAAGGTGATTGGCGAGTGGTTCAATCAACAGGACCTGGACTTTGTCTCTCTGTACTTTGGGGAGCCGGACCTCGCCGGACACAAGCACGGACCGGATTCGCCAGAGGTGCGGGAAATGGTCAAGCAAGTGGACCGCACCATAGGCTACATGAGGGACAAGATCCAAGAGCAGGGCCTCACCGAGCGGCTCAACGTGATCATCACCACTGACCACGGCATGAGCACAATTTTCCGGGGTGAACAAGCCAACCAGATTATCCTGTCAAAGATTCCCAACTTCAGCTTTAGGGATATCCAGTTCCAGCTGCTGGATTACGGCTCTGTTGGCATGCTGCTTCCTAAAGAGGGGAAGCTGGAGAAGGTGTACCAAGCTCTGAAGGGAAGCCACCCACATCTGCATGTGTACAAGAAGGAGGAGATGCCAGAGAGACTGCACTACAGTAAACATCCCCGACTCCTGCCCCTCATCCTCATCGCGGACACTGGGTATATTGTCAATGGG TTTTTACCTTTAAACTATAACAAGGGCGACCACGGTTTCGATAACGAAGCCATGGAAATGAAAGCCTTCTTCAGGGCAGTGGGGCCCGACTTCCACAAAAACCTGCTGGTCGATCCCTTCGACATGACCGACGTGTACCCACTGATGTGCCATCTGCTGGGAATAAACCCAGAGGTCAACGACGGACACTTTGGCAACGTCAAAGGCATGCTGGCCTCAGAGAAACTCCCAGAAGGAGACAGAG TCGCAGAGAACAATACTCACATGCAGGTGGTGACTGGCTTGGCAGTAACAGTTGGGTTTCTCGCACTTGTGTTCTTCGTCGCCACTTCTTACAACGTGTGGAAAAAGAGAAGAGCATAA
- the zgc:171971 gene encoding DNA-directed RNA polymerase III subunit RPC4 isoform X2, translating into MLWETTSPSVTTTVYGKMSDSGDASSSGASGLSSRAGLSFPGGRGLPATVRSVSSPHPPGRLTSLRTRDLTLGGTFKKPKAFEPNVHAVRKSKDELKERITVAPKKEKRRDERRGVREGNRGKRRERPQTIQSHSIFEQGPADICKTGWRGATTDLHDSTTSPVCKLVNKEKKHSEDEEDELLSKLQRDDFLDDPNLRNDAKLKPIQLPLSQSSSFIKSQTLSSTTCAVDRRGGDGRSRTELPKPEQPPLVDLLQDLSLSGRDELFFMQLPDCIPGRLSEQKMAPPLRPATEKGAKKEGKPEDKRPAHLQAQQPVTKEGCPVLSQLPEGFLGKLQIRKSGKVELKLGDIVMDVSEGAAFSFLQQLVSVRQSDGKTGDMMVLGNVHHKLVLSPNFETLLKQTSAQQQKELK; encoded by the exons ATGTTGTGGGAAACTACTTCCCCCTCTGTTACAACAACGGTATACGGCAAAATGTCTGACTCGGGTGATGCTTCAAGTTCTGGCGCCTCCGGCCTCAGCAGCAGGGCCGGACTGAGTTTCCCCGGGGGCAGAGGACTTCCGGCCACAGTCAGGAGTGTGTCCTCCCCACATCCGCCTGGAAGACTGACCTCCCTGAGAACCAGGGACTTGACACTGGGAGGAACTTTCAAAAAACCAAAG GCCTTTGAACCAAATGTCCACGCTGTGAGGAAAAGTAAAGACGA GTTAAAGGAAAGGATAACTGTAGCtccaaaaaaggagaaaaggagggaTGAACGAAGAGGAGTAAGAGAAGGTAacagagggaagaggagagagaggccaCAGACTATCCAGTCTCACTCCATCTTTGAACAAGGTCCCGCTGACATATGTAAAACAG GCTGGCGTGGCGCCACTACAGACCTGCACGACTCCACCACCTCTCCTGTGTGTAAACTGGTcaacaaagagaagaaacattcagaggacgaggaggatgaGTTACTCAGCAAACTACAAAGAGATGAT TTCCTAGATGACCCGAATCTGAGGAACGACGCCAAGCTGAAACCCATCCAACTGCCTCTGAGTCAGTCCAGCAGCTTCATTAAGAGCCAAACTCTGTCGAGCACGACGT GTGCAGTGGACCGTCGGGGAGGAGACGGCCGCAGCAGGACGGAGCTGCCCAAACCGGAGCAGCCACCCCTGGTAGACCTCCTGCAGGACCTCAGCCTGTCGGGCAGGGACGAGCTCTTCTTCATGCAGCTGCCTGACTGTATCCCAGGTCGGCTGTCTGAACAGAAAATGGCCCCCCCTCTAAGACCTGCGACAGAGAAAGGAGCCAAGAAGGAGGGCAAACCCGAAGACAAGAGACCTGCACATCTACAAGCGCAA CAGCCTGTGACCAAGGAGGGTTGTCCTGTGCTGTCACAGTTGCCAGAAGGATTTCTCGGTAAACTGCAGATCAGGAAGTCAGGAAAGGTGGAGCTGAAACTGGGCGATATCGTTATGGACGTGTCTGAGGGAGCTGCATTCTCCTTTCTACAG cagctggtgtCCGTGCGTCAGTCTGACGGAAAGACCGGAGACATGATGGTGCTGGGAAATGTCCACCACAAATTGGTCCTTTCTCCAAACTTTGAGACTTTACTGAAACAGACGTCAGCGCAGCAGCAAAAagaactgaaataa
- the zgc:171971 gene encoding DNA-directed RNA polymerase III subunit RPC4 isoform X1 yields MLWETTSPSVTTTVYGKMSDSGDASSSGASGLSSRAGLSFPGGRGLPATVRSVSSPHPPGRLTSLRTRDLTLGGTFKKPKKAFEPNVHAVRKSKDELKERITVAPKKEKRRDERRGVREGNRGKRRERPQTIQSHSIFEQGPADICKTGWRGATTDLHDSTTSPVCKLVNKEKKHSEDEEDELLSKLQRDDFLDDPNLRNDAKLKPIQLPLSQSSSFIKSQTLSSTTCAVDRRGGDGRSRTELPKPEQPPLVDLLQDLSLSGRDELFFMQLPDCIPGRLSEQKMAPPLRPATEKGAKKEGKPEDKRPAHLQAQQPVTKEGCPVLSQLPEGFLGKLQIRKSGKVELKLGDIVMDVSEGAAFSFLQQLVSVRQSDGKTGDMMVLGNVHHKLVLSPNFETLLKQTSAQQQKELK; encoded by the exons ATGTTGTGGGAAACTACTTCCCCCTCTGTTACAACAACGGTATACGGCAAAATGTCTGACTCGGGTGATGCTTCAAGTTCTGGCGCCTCCGGCCTCAGCAGCAGGGCCGGACTGAGTTTCCCCGGGGGCAGAGGACTTCCGGCCACAGTCAGGAGTGTGTCCTCCCCACATCCGCCTGGAAGACTGACCTCCCTGAGAACCAGGGACTTGACACTGGGAGGAACTTTCAAAAAACCAAAG aagGCCTTTGAACCAAATGTCCACGCTGTGAGGAAAAGTAAAGACGA GTTAAAGGAAAGGATAACTGTAGCtccaaaaaaggagaaaaggagggaTGAACGAAGAGGAGTAAGAGAAGGTAacagagggaagaggagagagaggccaCAGACTATCCAGTCTCACTCCATCTTTGAACAAGGTCCCGCTGACATATGTAAAACAG GCTGGCGTGGCGCCACTACAGACCTGCACGACTCCACCACCTCTCCTGTGTGTAAACTGGTcaacaaagagaagaaacattcagaggacgaggaggatgaGTTACTCAGCAAACTACAAAGAGATGAT TTCCTAGATGACCCGAATCTGAGGAACGACGCCAAGCTGAAACCCATCCAACTGCCTCTGAGTCAGTCCAGCAGCTTCATTAAGAGCCAAACTCTGTCGAGCACGACGT GTGCAGTGGACCGTCGGGGAGGAGACGGCCGCAGCAGGACGGAGCTGCCCAAACCGGAGCAGCCACCCCTGGTAGACCTCCTGCAGGACCTCAGCCTGTCGGGCAGGGACGAGCTCTTCTTCATGCAGCTGCCTGACTGTATCCCAGGTCGGCTGTCTGAACAGAAAATGGCCCCCCCTCTAAGACCTGCGACAGAGAAAGGAGCCAAGAAGGAGGGCAAACCCGAAGACAAGAGACCTGCACATCTACAAGCGCAA CAGCCTGTGACCAAGGAGGGTTGTCCTGTGCTGTCACAGTTGCCAGAAGGATTTCTCGGTAAACTGCAGATCAGGAAGTCAGGAAAGGTGGAGCTGAAACTGGGCGATATCGTTATGGACGTGTCTGAGGGAGCTGCATTCTCCTTTCTACAG cagctggtgtCCGTGCGTCAGTCTGACGGAAAGACCGGAGACATGATGGTGCTGGGAAATGTCCACCACAAATTGGTCCTTTCTCCAAACTTTGAGACTTTACTGAAACAGACGTCAGCGCAGCAGCAAAAagaactgaaataa
- the zgc:171971 gene encoding DNA-directed RNA polymerase III subunit RPC4 isoform X3: MLWETTSPSVTTTVYGKMSDSGDASSSGASGLSSRAGLSFPGGRGLPATVRSVSSPHPPGRLTSLRTRDLTLGGTFKKPKKAFEPNVHAVRKSKDELKERITVAPKKEKRRDERRGVREGNRGKRRERPQTIQSHSIFEQGPADICKTGWRGATTDLHDSTTSPVCKLVNKEKKHSEDEEDELLSKLQRDDFLDDPNLRNDAKLKPIQLPLSQSSSFIKSQTLSSTTCAVDRRGGDGRSRTELPKPEQPPLVDLLQDLSLSGRDELFFMQLPDCIPGRLSEQKMAPPLRPATEKGAKKEGKPEDKRPAHLQAQPVTKEGCPVLSQLPEGFLGKLQIRKSGKVELKLGDIVMDVSEGAAFSFLQQLVSVRQSDGKTGDMMVLGNVHHKLVLSPNFETLLKQTSAQQQKELK; the protein is encoded by the exons ATGTTGTGGGAAACTACTTCCCCCTCTGTTACAACAACGGTATACGGCAAAATGTCTGACTCGGGTGATGCTTCAAGTTCTGGCGCCTCCGGCCTCAGCAGCAGGGCCGGACTGAGTTTCCCCGGGGGCAGAGGACTTCCGGCCACAGTCAGGAGTGTGTCCTCCCCACATCCGCCTGGAAGACTGACCTCCCTGAGAACCAGGGACTTGACACTGGGAGGAACTTTCAAAAAACCAAAG aagGCCTTTGAACCAAATGTCCACGCTGTGAGGAAAAGTAAAGACGA GTTAAAGGAAAGGATAACTGTAGCtccaaaaaaggagaaaaggagggaTGAACGAAGAGGAGTAAGAGAAGGTAacagagggaagaggagagagaggccaCAGACTATCCAGTCTCACTCCATCTTTGAACAAGGTCCCGCTGACATATGTAAAACAG GCTGGCGTGGCGCCACTACAGACCTGCACGACTCCACCACCTCTCCTGTGTGTAAACTGGTcaacaaagagaagaaacattcagaggacgaggaggatgaGTTACTCAGCAAACTACAAAGAGATGAT TTCCTAGATGACCCGAATCTGAGGAACGACGCCAAGCTGAAACCCATCCAACTGCCTCTGAGTCAGTCCAGCAGCTTCATTAAGAGCCAAACTCTGTCGAGCACGACGT GTGCAGTGGACCGTCGGGGAGGAGACGGCCGCAGCAGGACGGAGCTGCCCAAACCGGAGCAGCCACCCCTGGTAGACCTCCTGCAGGACCTCAGCCTGTCGGGCAGGGACGAGCTCTTCTTCATGCAGCTGCCTGACTGTATCCCAGGTCGGCTGTCTGAACAGAAAATGGCCCCCCCTCTAAGACCTGCGACAGAGAAAGGAGCCAAGAAGGAGGGCAAACCCGAAGACAAGAGACCTGCACATCTACAAGCGCAA CCTGTGACCAAGGAGGGTTGTCCTGTGCTGTCACAGTTGCCAGAAGGATTTCTCGGTAAACTGCAGATCAGGAAGTCAGGAAAGGTGGAGCTGAAACTGGGCGATATCGTTATGGACGTGTCTGAGGGAGCTGCATTCTCCTTTCTACAG cagctggtgtCCGTGCGTCAGTCTGACGGAAAGACCGGAGACATGATGGTGCTGGGAAATGTCCACCACAAATTGGTCCTTTCTCCAAACTTTGAGACTTTACTGAAACAGACGTCAGCGCAGCAGCAAAAagaactgaaataa